The sequence below is a genomic window from Methylophilus sp. DW102.
AGCGCATTGCCAATGTACTGAAGAAGCAGATTGATACCTTGCCTCAACTGGCCAGCCAATACCTGCACAAGGAAAAAGTCGAGCTGGCAGAAATCATCTGCCGCTACATGGAAGAAAAATATGGGGTCAAAGGCCGCGTCCACTTCAACGTCGGCGGGGCACAAGCGGTTGAAGACTCCTTGAAAGTGGTGCGTAACCATACTGGCAAGACCCACCAGTTTGCATTTATGGGCGGTTACCACGGCCGTACATTGGGCGCCTCTGCGATTACTTCCAGCTACCGTTACCGCCGCCGGTTTGGCAACTTTTCTGACCGCGCGCACTTTGTGCCATATCCATACTGCTTCCGTTGTCCGTATGACATGAAAGTGGAAACTTGCGATACCTATTGCCACAAAGAGTTTGAAAAACTGTTTGAAACCGAATACCAGTCTTTCTGGGATGAAAAATCCAAACAGTGTGAATTTGGCGCGTTTTATATCGAGCCTATGCAGGGGACCGGCGGCTACATTATTCCGCCTGAGGGATATATGCAAAAGCTGCAAGCTTCACTGAAAAAACGCAATGTGTTGCTGGTGGCCGACGAAATTCAGATGGGCGTTTACCGGACGGGTAAATTGTGGTCCTGGGAAAACTTTGGCATCGTGCCGGATATTTTTGTGTTTGGTAAGGCGATCACCAACGGCCTGAATCCGCTGTCCGGCATCTGGGCGCGCGAAGAATTGATCTCGCCTGAAAAATTCCCACCAGGCTCAACCCACTCTACTTTTGCCTCGAATCCGCTCGGCACTGCCGTGGCGCTAGAAGTGTTGAAAATGACGCAAGAGTCAGATTTTGAGCCGCATGTACGTCAACGTGGTGCGCATTTCCTCAAACGTTTGCATGAGCTGAAGTCGCGCTGGAAGTGCGTGGGCGATGTCAGCGGTCTGGGCCTGGCGCTCAGAATCGAGTTGTGCGAGAGCGACGGTTTTACCGCAAGTCGTGCCCTGGCTGACCGCATGTTTAACGAAGGCCTGAAAGGCGATTTGCTGATCGGTGACAAGCAGTATGGCTTGGTGCTGGATATCGGTGGCTACGAGAAAAACGTGATTACGCTGGCGCCTTCGCTGATGATTACCGAGGAAGAAATCGACCTGGGTATCCAGCTGTTTGAAATGCTGCTCAAGCGTTGCGGAGCAGAGTAACTTGCTTGAGATGGAAGTGGTCGCTTACGATTTTGATGGCAGCATTCAGGCGCAGCTGGCCATGCTGAACGCGCAAGGGGTGCAGCCGGTGCTGCATGCCATGCGCCAGCATGAAACGGCGACGCGCCTGTGGGCTTCCGCCAAGGCGTTTGCCGCCATGGCCAGCCAGTTGCGGCCGCGCACAAGCCTGCCGCAATTTTCGCTGATTGGTTCCGGCGACTACCACCATATCTCACTGGCCTTGATTGCGCGTTTTGAAACGCCGTTGACGGTGGTGCTGTTTGACAATCATCCTGACTGGATGCAGCCACCGCATCAGTATCACTGTGGTACCTGGGTCTATCAACTGGCCCGTTTGCCACAGGTCAAGCGCGTGATCATCGTCGGCCTCGAAAGTGGCGATATTGATCACGATCAGTTTAAAAAAGGCGATGTAGAAAGCTTTCTGCAGCAAAAAATCATTTTGTTGCCCTATCGCAAGGTGCAGGTGAATGCGCCGCAGCCCCTGTTTTTGCACAGCAAGCTGGCGCAAGACCTGGCGACGGGGATTCAAGAGGTGCTGTCGTACATAGACACTGAGCAGGTCTATATCAGCATTGATAAAGACTGCCTGCAAGCGGCAGACGCCAAGACCAACTGGGAGCAGGGGAGTCTGCCTCTGACCACCGTTACCACCGTGATTCAGGCGCTCAGCCAGCATAAACAGGTGATAGGTGCGGATACGGTGGGCGACTTTTCGCCGGTGCGGTTCCGTTCACCACTCAAATGGATCGCCTCTTATTTAGACCGCAAAGTGCATCCGCGTGAGGCTGTGCTGGCCGCCGCCCGGGTCAATGCAGCCGCCAACCTGCGCTTGGTACATGCCCTGAAGGGGGGCGCATGATGATACATACCGGCGCATTATTTGTCGCAGCCGTCCTGCTGGATACGCTGGGCACCACCTTGTTTAAGCTGGGTGCCATGCAACCGGCGACCACGGTAGAAACTTCGCCGATGGCACTGTTGCGGTCTTGCCTGACCCGCTGGCATGTGCCGGCCGGCTTGCTGGTCTACGTGGTGGAATACGTGATCTGGATTACCTATTTGTCCGCCTCTTCGCTGAGCCAGGCTTTTCCGATGTATAGCATCACTATTGTATTGATCATGCTGGTGTCACGACTGGCGTTAAATGAACAGATTGGCATGAAGCGCTGGCTGGGGGCCTTGCTCATTGTGGCCGGCGTTGGGTTGTTAGGGAGCAACACATGAACACATTGCAACAACTGATAGGCGAAAACGGCTTCTGGCTGCAACAGTCAGAACACGCCGTATTACTGGTCCACGGTTTGACCGGCACGCCTGCAGAAATGAAACATTACGGCAAGCAAATCGCCCGCAAAGGCCTGTCTGTGGTGTGCCCGGTGCTGGCCGGGCATTGCGCCTCGGTGCAGGAGCTGAGCCGCACCCGCTGGCAAGCGTGGTTTACCTCGATTGAAACCGTCTTTCTCGAGATGCGCAAACATTATAAAAGCGTGTTTGTTTCAGGCCTGTCCATGGGCGCACTGATTGCCTTGCTGGTGGCTGCCAAACACGGCAAAGAAGTGGCTGGCGTGGTGCTGTTGTCGGCGACCTTTGTATATGACGGCTGGAATATCCCCCTGTTCAAGCAACGCTTTTTGTTGCCCCTGGTGCTGTATTCGCCCTTGCGCTATGTCATGCAGTGGGAAGAAACCGCGCCTTATGGCATCAAGTGCGAGCGTACACGCGCCATGGTGGCTGCCGTGCTTGAAAACAAGGATGCCCGTACCTCGGAAAAAATCGGCTATTTCAAGACCCCGGCGACCGTCATCTACCAGAGTGTCAAATTGATCCGCGCAGCGCGCAAGCAGTTGCCACAAGTGACGTGCCCGGTATTGATTGTGCATTCGACCGAGGATGACATGGCCAGCCTTAAAAATGCCTATCTGGTAGAAAAAGAAATTGCCAGCAAGCATGTGGAAACCTTTTATATCGGCGATACCTACCACGTGGTGACACTGGACAAGCGCAAGGATGATATCGCCAGACGCAGTGCAGAGTTTTGTTTGTCCGTGATTAACGCCTGATCACTAGAAGTGAGATAAGTAAGGAGTGCTTATGCAGAATACACAGAATACATTTGAAGTCGTGAGCGGCCTGATCGCCAGCAAGCTGGAGATAGACCAGAAGACGATTACACCGCAAAGCAAGCTGGTCGACCTTGGCCTGGACTCGCTGGATATTTTTGACATTATCTTCCAGGCTGAAGATCAGTATGGCATCAAGGTGCCTAACCCTTCAGAAGAGATTGCCACCGTAGAAGATGTGGTGCACATGCTGGACGACTTGCTCAAGACCGAGGCCAGCGCATAATGAGCATGCCGCGCCGGGTGGTGATCACGGGGGCGGGCATCGTTTCGCCGCTAGGCAACGATGTGACGACCTTTCAAAAAAACCTGTTGAATGGGGTGTCAGGCATTGGTGCGCTCAAGGCTGAGTTTGCCGAGCAACTCGAAACGCGGATTGCTGCCCAGTGCCAGTTTGAGCCAGAGCAGCATTTCAGCCGCCAGGAACTGGCCTTGCTCGACCGTGTCAGCCAGTTTGCCTTGCACAGTGCCGAGCAAGCCTTGCAGCAGTCTGGTATCGATTTGGCTGCCTTCAGTCCAGACGCGCTTGGTTGCTTTATCGGCACCGGCATGGGCGGCGCCGCCGCCACGGAAGAAGGCTATGCGCGCTTGTTCAAGCAGGGCCTGAACCGGCTCAAACCGTTTACAGTACTCATGGCGATGAACAGTGCCGCTGCTTCACAAATTGCGACCAAATACCAGCTCGCTGGCCCTAATCAAACCATTTCCACCGCATGTTCTTCTGCCGCGATTGCCATTGGTGAAGCCGCCAAACAGATTGCCTTTGGCCGCTGTGAAGCGGCGCTGGCCGGCGGCATTGAAGCCTTGCTCACCTTTGGCACCATCAAGGCCTGGGAGGCATTGCGTACCCTCGCCAAAGAAGACCCGCAAGCCGCTGCAGCCTCCTGCAAACCGTTTTCTGCCGATAGAACGGGCCTGGTACTCGGCGAAGGTGCAGCCGTGTTCGTGCTCGAAACCTACGAACATGCCAGTGCGCGCGGCGCGCATATTCTGGCGGAAATCGTCGGTTTTGGCACCTCGAATGACTTTAGCCATATGACCCAGCCTTCGGTCGAAGGTCAGGCCCTGGCCATGCAAAAAGCCTTGCAAGATGCCGGCCTCAATCCGGCACAGATTGGCTATATCAACGCACACGGTACCGGCACCCAGCTCAACGATGTAACCGAGACCCGTGCGATCAAGCAAGTGTTCGGTGAGGCAGCGGCGCAGATTCCGGTCAGCTCCACCAAATCCATGCATGGTCACTTGATGGGCGCTGCGGCCGCGGTCGAGTTGGTCGCCTGCATTGTCGCCTTGCAGCAAAACACCTTGCCGCCCACCATGCATTTGCACAGCCCGGACCCGGAATGTGATTTGAATTACGTGGCCAACCAGGCGCAACCCGTTCAGCATCTCGAGACTGTCATGAGTAACTCGTTTGCCTTTGGTGGTACCAGCGGTGTCCTTATTTTGAGAAAGATCTAATCATGCAAACTGCCTTATATATGGATTCCAACCTCAGTGCCGAAACGCCTGTGTTTGACGTCGAAATTGGCTACAGTGCCGCCAAGTTTCCCGAGGAAACCTGGAAAACGCTGTTAAAGGATGATCTCGAAGGCTACCGCTTGCATCTGGCGTTTGACTCCGCCAATGTGCAGGGCTTTAAAACCGGTTACCTGGCGGTCAAGAAAAATCAGGTCATTGTTTGCCTGGCGCCGTTTTTTATCACCGATTACAACCTGGATACCACGGTGCAAGGGCGCCTGAAACCTTTGCTGCAAAAAGTCCGCGAGCGTATTCCTTTCCTGATGCGGGTCAAATTACTTTGCGTCGGTTCGCCAATCACGGATGCCTGCAAAATGACCTTGCATCCTGACTATCCGTTTGATCCGGCCATGATGCAGGCCCTCAATGCGCAGTTGCAAAAAATTGCCGCCAAAGCCGGTGCCTCGGTGATTGCCTTTAAAGATGTACTGGCACGTGACCTGCAAAAAGTGGGTGCCCCGCTCAATGCGCTGGGCTACAGCACGCTCAGAAACATGCCGGTCGCGGTCAATCAGATCGCATTTGACTCGATGGAGGCCTACTTCGCCAGCCTGAGTTATGCCACGCGCAAAGACCTGCGCAGAAAGCTCAAAAAACGCTCGCAAATTGAAATCCGCGAAGTGCAGGGCATGCCGTCCAATCTGGACGAAATCTACCAGCTGTATCTCGAAACCTATGAGCGCAGCGAATTGAAGTTTGAAAAACTGACCAGCAGCTTTTTTGAGTTTGTGGCGGGCCTGATGCCAGAAAATACCCGCTTTGTGCTGTATTACCTCGAAGGCAAACTGATTGCGTTTAACATGCTGCTACACAACGGCCATACCCTGATGGACAAATACATCGGCATGCACCAGCCTGTCGCGGCGGAGCACAATATTTACTTCTTAAGCTGGATCTATAACATCGAGATGTGCCTGCGCGATGGCATCACGCAGTTTCAAAGCGGGCAGGCCTCCTACGAGGTGAAGAAAAGACTGGGTGCCGAGCTTGAAGACACCTATTTGCTGTTTAAACATACCAACCGCTTCCTGAATCAACCGCTGGCTTGTCTGGCCAAATTGCTTGCTTATGAAAACTTTGACCAGAACATCTAACGCCAGTGTCGTCTGGTTATTTTCACTGCTGATTTTCTGCGATACGTTTAGTCAGGTGTTATTCAAGATGGCCTCGCTGGAGGTTGGCGCGGCCTCATTGGAAAGCTGGCAGCGTTTTTTTGCCTTTGCCGGCTCACTGTTGCTGCAGCCTGCGCTGGTGGGTGGGGTGATGCTGCTACTGGTGGCATTTTGTTGCTGGATGCTGCTCATGTCTCGCACCGACCTCTCCAAGGCACATTTGATCTCTGGCATTGCCTATGCCACCGTGCCACTGGTCTCGGTTTATTTGTTTGCCGAGCATCTGAGCCCGGCGCAAATCATGGGCATTGGCCTGATCACCCTGGGGGCGACGATTTCCAGCGTGAGTTAGTAGTAGGCTGTTCTCGCGCCCAATCATTGGTTAGTCTGGCTGAATATAGCTTCCGCCTAAGGCCACCATCAAAGCCACTGAAGCATTGAGCCTGCGCCCGGTGATGGAGAGCAGGTTGCGCTCGGCGCTCAACAGCGTGGACTGCACGTTGACCACGTATTGGTATTCACTGATGCCGGCACGGTATCGGTTCTCGGTTTGGGTGACGGCTTCGCGTGCAAATTTGACGGCGGTTTCCTGTTCTTTTGCCTCCGCCTCCAGAATACGCAGCAAGGCCAGATTATCCTCAACTTCGCGCAAGCCATTAATCACGGTTTGTTTATACGTGGCGACACTGGCATCGTAGCGGGCAATGGCGGCATTGGTATTCGATCTACGCAGCTGGTTATCAAAAATCGGCCCGGCCAGCGCGGGGCCCAGTGACCAGAGGCGGTTAGGCAGCGAAAGCAGATTGCTCAGGCTGTTATCACTATAGCCAAAGGTCGCGCCCAGCGTCAGCGTGGGGAAGAGTGCCGCCCGCGCAACGCCGATCTGTGCATTGGCGGAGGCGACCCTGCGCTCAGCCCCGGCAATATCTGGTCTGCGTTCCAGCAGGCTGGCTGGCAAGCCTGTATTCGCGGCGGGCAGAGACAAGTTGGCCACGTCCTTGTATGGTTGTTCGGGGATGGACAATTCTGCTGGCGGCTTGCCGATCAGTACTGCAATCGCATGCTCCAGTTGCGCGCGCGAGGCGCTGATATCAATCGACTGCGCCAAGGTGTTGCGCAATTGCGTTTCGGCCTGGGCGATTTCCGTGCGCGAGGCCAAGCCCACGTTATAGCGGTTGGTGGTCAGCTTGAGTGAGCGATCAAAGCTTTTGGCCGTGTTATCCAGCAGCAGCTTTTGCGAGTCCAGAATCCTGAGCTGAAAATAGGTTTGTGCCAGCGTAGACTGGACCGAGAGCTTGGCCGCTGCCAGGTCGGCGGCCGTGGCTTCGGCATTGGTTTCGCCGGCGATCACGCTGTTACGTATCCTGCCCCACAAGTCCATCTCCCAACTGGCATTGAGGCCAATGCTGTAATCACTGCGCACGCCAGTGGTATTGGTGGTCTCTCCGCGGGTGGCGCCTGCCTGCCCGTTGAGTGCGGGCAATTGCGGCGAGTGGCTCGCCCGCGCCAGTGCCAGCCCTTGCCGATAATTGGCCTCCGCAATCAGGATGGTGTAGTTGGCTTGATTGGCTTGCGTGAGTAAGGCAGTCAGCTGGGGATCGTTGTAACGTTCCCACCAGGCCGCAGACAGTTCTGGTGAACCAGGCTCGGCCACTTTCCAGCCTGCAGGCGGCGGTTCTTTGTATTGTGCCGGTATCTCGACGCGCGGGCGTACATAGTCTTGCCAGACACTGCATCCTTGTATCATCAGGCCCGCCATGGCCAGCACCCACATTTTGACTATGTTCATACCGTTTGATTCTTCAAAGAATTTGAGTTTAACGAGAGGCCGAAACGCTGGCTGAGCCAACGCCCCGCATCATCCAGATACAGATAAACCACGGGCGTGGTGACCAGCGTCAGCACTTGCCCTACCAGCAGGCCACCGACAATGGAGATGCCCAGCGGCTGACGGATTTCAGCACCATCGCCGACGCCCAGCAACAAGGGCACCGCCCCCAGCACCGCCGCCAGGGTGGTCATTAAAATGGGCCGCAAGCGTTGCAGGCAGGCCTGGGTGACGGCGGCTTCGGCAGAGAGCGCGTGTTCACGCCGCAAATGAATCGCCGCATCAATCATGATGATGGCGTTTTTCATGACAATGCCCACCAGGAGCACAATGCCTATCATAGCGATAATGGTCAACTCGCTGTCAAACCATAACAGGGCCAGCAAGGCGCCTATGCCCGCCGAGGGCAGGGTGGAGAGGATGGTCAGCGGATGGATCAGGCTTTCGTACAGCATGCCCAGCACGATGTAGATCGCGATCACGGCGGTCAGGATCAGCCACGGCTGGCTATCCATGGAATCCTGAAACGCTTTGGCTTTACCGGCAAAGGTGCCATGGATGCTCTCTGGCGGCGCCAGCGCGGCAAAGGTCGATTCGATGGCCTGGCTGGCGGCATCCAGCGCATAGCCTTGGGCCAGGTTAAACGAGATCGTGGCGGCGGCAAACTGCCCCTGGTGATTGACCGCCAGCGGCGTATTCACCGGTTGCCAGTGGGCAAAGCTGGCCAGCGGAATGCGCTGGTTTTTCAGGCTGGTCAGGTAGATATTCTGCAAGGACTCCGGCCCCTGCGCAAAGCGGGCCGCCACCGTCATCACCACATAGTATTGATTGAGCGGCTCGTAAATGGTGGAGACCAGCCGCTGGCCAAAGGCATCATTCAAGGCACTGTCAATCTGCTGCTGGGTGATGCCCAGGCGCGTGGCCGCATCGCGGTCCACCACCAGATTAATCTGCAAGCCCTTGTCTTGTGCATCACTGGAGACGTCAGTCAGTTGCGGCAGCTTGGCCATGGCATCTTTGAGTTTGGGAGCAAACTGGCGTAAATCGTCTACGCTGCTGGAGAGCAAGGTGTATTGGTATTCTGCCGAGCCCGGACGCAAGCCGATATTGAATTCCTGTTGTGGTCGCAACCGTAACGACGCGCCGGCCACGCGGTCCAGTTGCGGACGCAAGCGATCCACCACTTCTTGCGCGGAGGCCTGGCGTTCTGCGCGGGGTTTCAGCCGTGCATTGAGCATGCCGGTATTGGATTGCCCGCCGCCAAAGCCACCCGTGTATTCATAATAGGTATCGATATCGGGGTCGCGGGCGATGATCTGCATGAATTGGGCCACTTTTTCACGCATGGCCCAAAACGACAGATTCTGGTCGCCCTCGAAGTTGCCTTGCAAGCGGCCGGTATCTTGCAGCGGAAAAAAGCCCTTGGGCACCAGGGTATACAGATAAAGGTTGCTGCCGATGGCCACGGTGAAGAGCAGCAGAATCAGGCGCCTGTGGTCCAGGCTCCAGCGCAGCACACGCTGATACACCGACGCAGGCCAGGGCTGGTCCTGCGTGGCGGGAGCGGGACTCGTATGGTCAGCGCCGCCTGCCTTTGCGCCAAGCTTTGATGCCTGCGGCCGCAGTAGTTTGGAGGAGAGGACGGGTGTCAGTGTCAGCGACACCAGCAATGAAATGATGACCGCACTGGCCAGCGTGATTGAAAACTCGCGGAACATGCGCCCGACCACACCGTCCATGAACAGCAGCGGGATAAATGCCGCAATCAGTGCCAGACTCATGGCGATAATGGTAAATGACACCTCGTGCACTGCCCGCAGCGCCGCCTGCAAGGGGCTCAGGCCATGTTCAATGTGCCGGGCCGTATTTTCGACCACGACAATCGCATCATCCACCACAAAGCCGGTGGCAATAATAAGCGCCATCAAGGTCAGGTTATTGAGGCTGAAACCGCACAGGTAAATCACGGCCAGCGTCCCCAGCAAGGACACCGGAATGGCGATGCTGGGAATCAGCGCCGCGCGCCCGCTTTTTAAAAACACAAAGGTCACCACGATCACCAATCCAATCGAAATCAGCAGGCTGTGTTCGACTTCTTCTAACGATTTGCGGACGATGGTGCTGCGGTCTATGAGCACTTCCATTGCAATGCCAGGGGGCAACAAGGGCTGCAGCCTGGGCAGCAAGGCCTTGATGCCATCAACCGTGGCGACAATGTTGGCGCCCGGGATATTATTCACCGCGATGACCACGCCGGGCTTTTGCTTGACGCTACCGGCGCTGCGCAGCTCCTGCACCGAGTCTTTCACCTCGGCAATGTCGCGCAGCCTGACAGGGGCGGCATTGTGCCAGGCCACAATCAGGTCACGAAAATCGGCCGCCTGGCGGTTACTGTCGTTAACCTCCAGCTGCCAGCGTTTGCTGGCACTCTCGATAAAGCCTTTGGGTAAATGGGCGTTGGCATTGGCGATGGCCGTGCGGATCTGGTCCAGGCTAATGCCATATTGATTGGCAGTGAGCGGATTCACTTCTACCCTGACCGCCCGCAAGGCGCTGCCATTGACGTTGACCTGGCCCACGCCATCCACTTGCGAGATGCGCTGCCCGACCAAGCTGTAGGCCACATCGTACAGCTCGGACTGGCTGTAGCGGTCCGAGGTCAGCGCGATATGCATGATCATGGTCGGGCCACTCTTGCGCCAGGTTGGGTTGCTTTGCATGCCGGCTGGCAGCAAGGGGATGGCGGTATTGATGGCCGCTTGCACATCGCGTGCGGCACTGTCTGCATTGCGGTCCAGATCAAACTGCAAACTGACCCTGGTCTGGCCTTTGGTGCTGCTGGAGGTCATTTCGTTGAGGCCGGCAATATTGCCCAGCGAACGCTCCAGCGGCGAGGCAACGGCGGAAGCCATGGTTTCGGCGCTGGCGCCGGGCAGGCGCGCAAACACATCGATGCTGGGCATTTCCACTTGCGGCAGCGAGGCAATCGGCAGCGCCACATAAGCGGCTATGCCGGGCAAGGCAATGGCCAGTGCCAGCAAGGTGGTGGCCACGGGGCGGCGCAAAAACAGCGTGAGCCCACTCATGGGTTCGCCTCGCTGTGTGTGACTGCTTTGTGCTGACTAGGCTGGGCCAGGCGGTCAAACATCAGGTAGATGACTGGCGTAGTAAACAAGGTGAGCAACTGGCTCACTAACAGGCCGCCTATCATGGCAATGCCGAGCGGCGCACGCAATTCTGAGCCGGGGCCATCGCCGGTGACCAGCGGCACGGCACTTAACAGCGCCGCCAGTGTGGTCATCAGGATAGGCCGGAACCTGAGCAGGCAGGCTTCATAAATGGCTTCTTCAGGCGACTTGCCATGATGGCGCTCGGCCTCCAGTGCAAAATCAATCATCATGATGGCATTTTTTTGCACAATGCCGATCAGCAGGATAATGCCGATGATGGCAATCACGCTGAGCGGGTGTCCGGTCAGCATGAGGGCCAGCAAGGCGCCGACGCCCGCTGAAGGCAAGGTGGAGAGGATGGTCAGCGGGTGGATATAACTTTCATACAAAATCCCCAGCACGATATACATGGTGAGAATGGCGGCCAGCATTAAAAACAACTCGTTGCCGAGTGCAGCATTAAATGCCGCGGCTGCGCCCTGAAAACGGCTGATGATGGTGGCCGGGAATTGCATGCGCTGTTTGACTGCATCAATCGCTGCCACGGCATCCCCCAGGGCATAGCCATCGGCAAGGTTAAAGCCAATGGTGACCGAGGGTAACTGGTCTTCCCGGTTCACCACCAGCGCCGCCGGTTGCTCGCTGATGCGGGCGATACTCGCCAGCGGCACCTGGCGCCCGGTATTGCTGGTGACATAAACCTGATCCAGCACCTGCAAGCCCGAGGCCGAGGACGGTTGCGACTCAAGAATCACGCGATACTGATTGGCCTGGGTGAAAATGGTACTGATCATGCGCTGGCCAAAGGCGCTATAGAGCGCATTGTCCACATCCGCCATGGTAATGCCCAGCCGCCCGGCACTGTCGCGGTCCACGGTCACGGCGGCGCGCAGGCCGTCGCTGTGCAGGTTATGCGTGACGGTGGTCAGTTGCGGCAGCTTGCGCAGTGCTTGCATAAAGCCGGGGAGCGCGCTTTGCAAGGCCTGCGGATCGGTGCTGGTCAGCAGGTATTGATACTGGGTCTGGCTGACACGGTCTGACAACGTCAGGTCTTGCACCGGTTGCATAAACAGCTTGAGCGGGGCGGTGGCCTCCAGGCGAGATTGCAAGCGGGTAATGACCTCGCTGGCGCTGGCCTGGCGTTGCGGGTAGGGCTTGAGGTTGATCAGCATGCGGCCACTGTTATGCGTGGTGTTGACCCCATCCACGCCTACCACTGAAGAAATACTTTCTACATCGGCATCCTGCAAAATGGCTTCTACCACGGCTTGCTGCTTGTGGCTGATCACGCTGAAAGCATCCGAACCGTTGGCCTCGGTGATCACCTGGATAAAGCCGGTATCCTGGGTCGGGAACAGGCCTTTGGGGATGCTGATCACCAGCGTGACTGTCAGCACCAGCGAGGCGGCGGCAAGCAGCAATACCAGCGGCTGGTGCCGCAAGGCAACCTGCAGTCCTCTGCCGTAATAGGCAATGATGCGGTCTATGAGGTTAGTCTGGTTTGCGACAGGGGCTTTGGCCGGTTTGAGCAAGCGCGCGCACAGCATGGGCGTCAGGGTGAGCGAGACTACCGCCGAAATCAGGATGGCGACCGCCAGTGTGACGGCAAACTCCCGGAACAAGCGGCCAATCACATCGCCCATAAACAGCAAGGGGATCAGCACCGCAATCAGTGAAAAGGTCAGCGAGATAATGGTAAAACCGATCTGGCGGGCGCCCTTGATGGCGGCATTCATCGGCGTCTCGCCTTCTTCAATATGGCGCGCGATATTCTCAATCATGACAATGGCATCATCGACCACAAAGCCGGTGGCAATGGTCAGCGCCATCAGGGTGAGGTTGTTGATGCTAAAGCCCGCCGCATACATGATGCTAAACGTGCCCACCAGCGACAACGGCACAGTCAAACTGGGGATGACGGTGCCCGCCGCCGTGCGCAAAAACAGGAAGATCACCATCACCACCAGGGCAATGGCCAGCATGAGCTCAAACTGCACATCTTCAAGCGCACTGCGGATGGTATGCGTGCGGTTAGTGAGTTCGCTGACGCTGACATCGGCCGGCAAGCCCGCCGTCAGGCCGGGCAGGCGCTCGCGAATCTGCTCGACCACCTCAATCACATTGGCGCCGGGCTGGCGGCGGATATTGACCAGAATGGCGGGCGTTTGATTGGCCCAGGCAGAGATATACAAGTCTTCTTGTGCCTCTTTCACCTCAGCCACATCCCGCAGGCGCACGGGCCGGTCACCGGTGTTGGCAATAATCAGGTTACGGTATTCCTCTGCTGACCGCAGTTGGCTGTTGGCATCGAGCTCATAGGCCAGCAAGGGGCCATCAATATTGCCTTTGGCCTGGTTGGAGTTGGCGCTGTCTATGATGGTGCGCAGCGTATTCATGCCCAGCCCGTAGGCCGCCAGCACGGGCTGATTCACCTGAATGCGGATCGCCGGTTTTTGCCCACCATCCACACTGACCAGGCCCACGCCACTCACCTGCGCAATTTTTTGCGCCATGCGTGTATCCACCAGGTCGCGTAACTTGGGCAATGGCAGGCTCTGCGAAGTCACGGCCAGCGTCAGCACCGGGGCATCGGCCGGGTTCACCTTGTTATAGATGGGCGGGGAGGGTAAATCCGCAGGCAAAAAGGTACTGGCCGCGTTCATGGCCGCCTGAACTGACTGGACGGCAACATCGAGGCTGTTTTTCAGGCTGAACTGCAAGGTAATGACTGAAACGCCGCCAGAGCTGGCAGAGGACATATGTGCCAGGCCAGCCATAGCGCCAAATTGACGCTCCAGCGGTGAGGT
It includes:
- a CDS encoding aminotransferase class III-fold pyridoxal phosphate-dependent enzyme, whose amino-acid sequence is MDQKIIEILDKNNQYCSHGDTVNYADPPKVFEGCDGSFLYDEKGVKYLDWQMWYSAVNFGYKNERIANVLKKQIDTLPQLASQYLHKEKVELAEIICRYMEEKYGVKGRVHFNVGGAQAVEDSLKVVRNHTGKTHQFAFMGGYHGRTLGASAITSSYRYRRRFGNFSDRAHFVPYPYCFRCPYDMKVETCDTYCHKEFEKLFETEYQSFWDEKSKQCEFGAFYIEPMQGTGGYIIPPEGYMQKLQASLKKRNVLLVADEIQMGVYRTGKLWSWENFGIVPDIFVFGKAITNGLNPLSGIWAREELISPEKFPPGSTHSTFASNPLGTAVALEVLKMTQESDFEPHVRQRGAHFLKRLHELKSRWKCVGDVSGLGLALRIELCESDGFTASRALADRMFNEGLKGDLLIGDKQYGLVLDIGGYEKNVITLAPSLMITEEEIDLGIQLFEMLLKRCGAE
- a CDS encoding arginase family protein — protein: MEVVAYDFDGSIQAQLAMLNAQGVQPVLHAMRQHETATRLWASAKAFAAMASQLRPRTSLPQFSLIGSGDYHHISLALIARFETPLTVVLFDNHPDWMQPPHQYHCGTWVYQLARLPQVKRVIIVGLESGDIDHDQFKKGDVESFLQQKIILLPYRKVQVNAPQPLFLHSKLAQDLATGIQEVLSYIDTEQVYISIDKDCLQAADAKTNWEQGSLPLTTVTTVIQALSQHKQVIGADTVGDFSPVRFRSPLKWIASYLDRKVHPREAVLAAARVNAAANLRLVHALKGGA
- a CDS encoding EamA family transporter — encoded protein: MMIHTGALFVAAVLLDTLGTTLFKLGAMQPATTVETSPMALLRSCLTRWHVPAGLLVYVVEYVIWITYLSASSLSQAFPMYSITIVLIMLVSRLALNEQIGMKRWLGALLIVAGVGLLGSNT
- a CDS encoding alpha/beta fold hydrolase translates to MNTLQQLIGENGFWLQQSEHAVLLVHGLTGTPAEMKHYGKQIARKGLSVVCPVLAGHCASVQELSRTRWQAWFTSIETVFLEMRKHYKSVFVSGLSMGALIALLVAAKHGKEVAGVVLLSATFVYDGWNIPLFKQRFLLPLVLYSPLRYVMQWEETAPYGIKCERTRAMVAAVLENKDARTSEKIGYFKTPATVIYQSVKLIRAARKQLPQVTCPVLIVHSTEDDMASLKNAYLVEKEIASKHVETFYIGDTYHVVTLDKRKDDIARRSAEFCLSVINA
- a CDS encoding phosphopantetheine-binding protein gives rise to the protein MQNTQNTFEVVSGLIASKLEIDQKTITPQSKLVDLGLDSLDIFDIIFQAEDQYGIKVPNPSEEIATVEDVVHMLDDLLKTEASA
- a CDS encoding beta-ketoacyl-[acyl-carrier-protein] synthase family protein, with translation MSMPRRVVITGAGIVSPLGNDVTTFQKNLLNGVSGIGALKAEFAEQLETRIAAQCQFEPEQHFSRQELALLDRVSQFALHSAEQALQQSGIDLAAFSPDALGCFIGTGMGGAAATEEGYARLFKQGLNRLKPFTVLMAMNSAAASQIATKYQLAGPNQTISTACSSAAIAIGEAAKQIAFGRCEAALAGGIEALLTFGTIKAWEALRTLAKEDPQAAAASCKPFSADRTGLVLGEGAAVFVLETYEHASARGAHILAEIVGFGTSNDFSHMTQPSVEGQALAMQKALQDAGLNPAQIGYINAHGTGTQLNDVTETRAIKQVFGEAAAQIPVSSTKSMHGHLMGAAAAVELVACIVALQQNTLPPTMHLHSPDPECDLNYVANQAQPVQHLETVMSNSFAFGGTSGVLILRKI